The Dehalococcoidales bacterium genome segment GTGCTCGCGGATATCGATTCGGAAAAGCCACTTCGGCAACAGATATCCGGCATGTATTGAGCCTAAAAGATAACCCGCTAAAAGCAGTGCAATATATGCAAAAATCATTTGTACTCCAATAATTTTTCAGAGAGGATTATTTAATTGCTTAGGAATTTTTGGTGTTCTTGGCGGCAAGTAAAATCAGTTCCTCCACCGCTTCCAAAGGAATCCCTGATTCTCCGAGCATTGTTTCAACGGCATCGTCTAACCCATGGTAATCACTGCCGCCGAGCGCCGCCAGCTCATATTTGGCTGCCAATTTTTTAAGCGTTTTTCTTTCATCGGGCGAGTAGTTAGCGTAATGGACTTCCATTCCCGCCAAACCGATTTCTTTTAATTCTTTGATGAGTTCTTCCGGATTATTAACGGTTAGGGGGTGCGCCAAAACCGGTATCCCGCCGACTTTTAAAATCATTTTAACCGCTTCAACCGGTGTGATTTTACTGCGTTCAATATATGCCGGACCGCCTTGGGCAATATATTTTTCAAAAGCCTCTTTAAATGTCGCAATATAGCCTTTTTCAAGCATTGCGTTGGCAATATGCGGTCGGCCGATAGTGCCGTCACCGGCCAGTTCCTGAACACGCTCCCACTTGATATTAATGCCCATTTCGTTTAGCTTCTCAACCATCGCCATTGCTCTGTCCACACGCGAACCGCTTACTTCGGCAAGTATTTCACGAAAGTTAACATCGGTATAATCCACAAAATAGCCCAGCATATGCACTTCGCTGCCAACAGCCAGTG includes the following:
- a CDS encoding PHP domain-containing protein; translated protein: MGLADLHVHTSVSDGKYTPEEIVKKAAALGLKYLAICDHDTVDGIAPAIEASKKYPGLTIIPGVEISTLAVGSEVHMLGYFVDYTDVNFREILAEVSGSRVDRAMAMVEKLNEMGINIKWERVQELAGDGTIGRPHIANAMLEKGYIATFKEAFEKYIAQGGPAYIERSKITPVEAVKMILKVGGIPVLAHPLTVNNPEELIKELKEIGLAGMEVHYANYSPDERKTLKKLAAKYELAALGGSDYHGLDDAVETMLGESGIPLEAVEELILLAAKNTKNS